From Ananas comosus cultivar F153 linkage group 2, ASM154086v1, whole genome shotgun sequence:
taaaagtgctgATTagattaatttgaaaatttggacATCATATGATGCGAAATTTACACCCACCAATATTTGGGTGTACGGCACATTAGAATATGCTGGCCAAAAGAACTTGGCAGTAGTGAATAAAAGCTAAGAAGATGTGGGACTAATTTGCAGAAATGAATATTACACGCTAGCTAGCGGCTGCAattgaatttcaatttcaatttcaatttcaatttcctTCTCGgctgaataataaaaaataaaaagtaaatggGAAAGAAGATTCAATTCTTCAAACTAGGTACCTGGCAGATTCAGCACTGTACTGTACGaaaattcaaacaaaagaaTCGAGAAGAATCGTCAAAACTCCGTCAGGCACGCACTCTAGCGCGAACCAGCTACTGCACTTGCGCTCACTGCTAAGGTTCTCCGCAGCAGTAACGCCTTGCTCCTCTCTGCATCAAAATCATCCATTTCAGTATCAGCAATACAGCAGCGCTCCTCTGATCCATGCTCAGGCTCATCATCGCCAGCATCCGAGAGGGCCGAATAGTCGTCTCTCATCAGCAGCACATTGTGGAGGATCGCGCACGTGCCGATGCACGCCGCGGCCACCTTGGGGTTCTCTTCCTCCGCTAGGTGGCTGAGTACGCCCCAGTTCCTGAGGCTGGCGAGCACCCTGCGCACCGGACGACACAGGGACCGGTGCACCGCATTGAAGCCCTCCTCGTCGGACCCGCGCTCAGCACTGGCAAACGGAACCATCAGCCACGGAAGCAGAGGGTACGGGCCGTCTCCGACCAAGTACTGGGTTGAGCCCAGAAGGCGCCCGCCCTGTAAATCTTTGCAGAGAGAAGAGCGCCTTAGAACAGCAAAATCGGTGCGGTCGCCGCGGAACCCGGCGGCGATGCTGAGAATGCGAGCGGAGGCATCGGCCACGATCTGGGCGGCGACCGTGCCGGTCGGGGCGTCGAAGCGCGCGCAGGACAAGGCGCCGCAGCAGCCGGGGAGGCCGGGGTGGGGGTGGGGCCCGACGCCGCTGAGGGAGCGGAAGGCGGCGGAGATGGGGAGGAGGTCGGGAGGGGACGAAGGGAAGGCGAGGTAGAACCGGAAGTTGGTGCAGAGGACTCGGCAGAGGCGCTTAGTGAAGAAGCGGGCGGCGCGCTCCGTGACGCCGAAGCGGCGGGCTAGGTCGGGGTAGGGGGAGCCGGAGGCCAGGCGGGCGAGNcttcggcaccggcggaggcacgggatcgcggcaagggtgtcgcgtagctagccgggagagtttcttttgcgctaggtggtcgcttcttctccattttatattttgagagagagcgTGAGGCTTTTGGtttccatgtatagagagaccacctgtgtacctacttttagcacttgttatggaaTCCCTactgtacttactttatgttttatttggtggatttacagttttaactttatcccttgttgtagcaattagacatttactatgctctgatactcctagatgtattgtattattgcttttattattgttgtttttttagacgccttatatgttgtagacatatggcgggtctgggcacgcgccgggcgggcttccgctgggtcccggggcgtgacagtaccgGTAcgcgttgatggctgtaccggtacagccatcggccCTGGCAGCCAGtgtgccaacccgaggctcgggttggtctggttcgtgggatgtgtaccggtacacaaacccgtgtaccggtacgcagtgcagtttgggctatttcgtggaggggtgtttttacaattgttgcaacctctttaAATATCACCCCAGCCCCCATAGCTGCTCTTTTTTagccctaaccagtggagaacaaggtgagaCTCTtcccctttgatttcttctccatttttggtggatttcggttggttttgatctctcatctcttctccaccttgctttttgtttgtttcctccattgttgatgacttggagcttggagaggagcttgtttgagaggagatcttcaactccacttggcttggagcttggttttacgcatcttgtgaggttagtataCTTAATCTCCCTTTTGGATCA
This genomic window contains:
- the LOC109727358 gene encoding protein ALP1-like; translation: MEKKSKGKSLTXLARLASGSPYPDLARRFGVTERAARFFTKRLCRVLCTNFRFYLAFPSSPPDLLPISAAFRSLSGVGPHPHPGLPGCCGALSCARFDAPTGTVAAQIVADASARILSIAAGFRGDRTDFAVLRRSSLCKDLQGGRLLGSTQYLVGDGPYPLLPWLMVPFASAERGSDEEGFNAVHRSLCRPVRRVLASLRNWGVLSHLAEEENPKVAAACIGTCAILHNVLLMRDDYSALSDAGDDEPEHGSEERCCIADTEMDDFDAERSKALLLRRTLAVSASAVAGSR